A genomic window from Motacilla alba alba isolate MOTALB_02 chromosome 2, Motacilla_alba_V1.0_pri, whole genome shotgun sequence includes:
- the LOC119698192 gene encoding 7-alpha-hydroxycholest-4-en-3-one 12-alpha-hydroxylase — translation MVLWVALLCTLVSSLLGGLYVLGVFRRQRPNEPPLDKGTIPWLGYLLEFRKDCSEFLKRMQSKHGDVFTVLIGGYYFTFVMDPFSFGTIVKESRSKLDFRTNAAQLVVKVFGYKPTEATPNIVHTSSTKHLMGDGLTVLIQATMESFRKLLLFNLSSGEKRVWQEENLFHYCYNIVFRAGYLALYGTEPPRGAGNKEKAEEQDRLHSNQLFQEFRKYDRLFPRLAFALLPPKDKREAERLKRHFWNVLSVKKVWQKDNISGWISDQEKLLAENGVPEYMRERFMFMLLWASQGNTGPTAFWLLLYLLKHPEALKAVRDEVDKVSRESGQEVKAGSPPVTVTRDMLNQTPLLDSALEETLRLMAAPMLVRAVLEDTSLRTSSGTEFTLRRGDRVALFPHISVQMNPEIHEEPHKFKYDRFVNPDGTRKDFYRNGKKLKFVSMPWGAGVSTCPGRFFATAEMKLFVFLMLSHFDLELVNEEEEIPAIDISRWGFGTMQPVRDVRFRYRPRF, via the coding sequence ATGGTGCTCTGGGTGGCTCTCCTCTGTACCTTGGTGTCATCGCTGCTCGGTGGGCTCTATGTCCTGGGTGTGTTTCGGAGACAGAGACCCAATGAGCCTCCCCTGGACAAAGGTACCATTCCCTGGCTGGGCTATCTGCTGGAATTCAGAAAGGACTGCTCAGAGTTTCTCAAAAGGATGCAGAGCAAACACGGGGATGTTTTCACGGTGCTGATTGGTGGCTATTACTTCACCTTTGTGATGGATCCCTTCTCCTTTGGCACCATTGTGAAGGAATCGCGATCTAAACTGGACTTCAGGACTAATGCAGCTCAGCTGGTTGTGAAGGTTTTTGGCTACAAGCCCACCGAAGCCACTCCTAACATAGTTCATACATCGAGCACCAAGCACCTGATGGGAGATGGCCTCACTGTCCTCATACAAGCCACCATGGAGAGCTTTcggaagctgctgcttttcaacCTGAGCTCAGGAGAGAAGAGAGTGTGGCAGGAGGAAAACCTCTTCCACTACTGCTACAACATTGTCTTCAGAGCTGGGTATCTGGCTCTGTATGGCACCGAGCCACCCCGAGGGGCGGGGAAcaaggaaaaagctgaagagCAGGATCGCCTCCACTCCAACCAGCTCTTCCAGGAGTTTCGTAAGTACGACCGCCTCTTCCCTCGCCTGGcctttgctctgctgcctcccaagGATAAAAGAGAGGCTGAGCGGCTGAAGAGACACTTCTGGAACGTGCTGTCTGTGAAGAAGGTCTGGCAGAAGGACAATATCAGTGGCTGGATAAGTGATCAAGAGAAACTTCTGGCAGAAAACGGTGTCCCCGAGTACATGCGGGAGCGTTTCATGTTTATGCTCCTCTGGGCATCCCAAGGCAACACGGGCCCAACTGCCTTCTGGCTCCTCTTGTATCTGCTGAAGCATCCAGAGGCTCTGAAGGCTGTGAGAGATGAGGTGGATAAAGTCTCGAGGGAGAGTGGGCAGGAAGTAAAGGCAGGGAGCCCCCCAGTTACTGTCACTAGGGACATGCTGAACCAGACTCCTCTGCTGGACAGTGCTCTGGAGGAGACCCTGAGGCTAATGGCAGCCCCAATGCTGGTCAGAGCTGTCCTCGAGGACACCTCCCTGAGGACAAGCAGTGGGACAGAGTTCACCCTCCGCAGAGGGGACAGGGTGGCTCTGTTCCCACACATTTCTGTGCAGATGAACCCAGAAATCCACGAGGAGCCTCACAAATTTAAGTACGACCGTTTTGTAAACCCAGATGGCACCAGGAAAGATTTCTACAGAAATGGGAAGAAGCTGAAATTTGTCAGCATGCCTTGGGGGGCAGGAGTTTCCACCTGTCCAGGGCGCTTCTTTGCtactgctgaaatgaaattgtTTGTGTTCTTGATGCTGAGTCACTTTGACCTGGAGCTGGtgaatgaggaggaggagatccCAGCCATAGACATCAGCCGCTGGGGATTCGGGACGATGCAGCCTGTCCGTGATGTTCGGTTCAGATACCGGCCACGCTTCTAA
- the ACKR2 gene encoding atypical chemokine receptor 2, with translation MKRGEEAPLPRSAWNGYLSNFSHGTTAGSHWSNTSSGETTTTTDTWLAAANSSEYPYDYLDEEDYGLYGLCTKEEVLSFSRVFLPSFYTVIFLVGVAGNALLFTVLLMYIKNKKKMTELYLLNLVVSDFFLLLTLPFWALYISQWVTWDILCPFLNAMYTLNFYSGIFFVSCMSLDMYLQIVHAWSPHNSTVWRNSILVLLVMWVLSIALSIPDGLFTSTRQLHNKTIMCTQDYGQEHLFWKVVFRVIQNILGFLFPFLFMTFCYSRIACVLNTSQIPGSRRALCLVFTLVGVFFVLWCPYNVVLILHSLQDVGVIRSCESSRKLDYALQITESLSFVHCCLNPLLYAFVKKRFRAYLWKIPQAIFRRGAFFSIQDSQTSLSCSRYAAEIEMLSITNAS, from the exons ATGAAAAGAGGAGAAGAAGCTCCT ctgccCAGAAGTGCCTGGAATGGGTATTTAAGCAATTTCAGTCATGGGACCACAGCAG GCAGCCACTGGTCAAACACATCCTCAGGAGAGACAACAACAACTACAGACACATGGCTGGCTGCTGCCAATTCGAGTGAGTACCCGTACGACTACCTGGATGAGGAGGATTATGGGCTCTATGGCCTCTGCACCAAAGAGGAGGTGCTCTCCTTCAGCAGGGTGTTCTTGCCATCATTTTACACCGTGATCTTCCTGGTTGGAGTGGCTGGGAATGCTCTCCTGTTTACTGTCCTCCTCATGTACATCAAGAACAAAAAGAAGATGACTGAGCTGTATCTGCTGAACCTGGTGGTTTCAGACTTCTTCCTGTTACTGACCCTTCCTTTCTGGGCTCTGTACATTTCTCAGTGGGTCACCTGGGACATCTTGTGCCCATTCTTAAATGCCATGTACACTCTGAACTTCTACAGTGGCATCTTCTTTGTGAGCTGCATGAGCCTGGACATGTATTTGCAGATAGTTCATGCTTGGTCTCCTCACAACTCCACGGTGTGGAGGAATTCCATCCTCGTCTTGTTGGTGATGTGGGTCCTTTCCATAGCTCTCTCCATTCCTGATGGCCTTTTCACCAGCACAAGGCAACTTCACAACAAAACCATCATGTGCACCCAGGATTATGGCCAGGaacatttattttggaaagtTGTCTTTCGGGTGATTCAAAACATCCTGGgattccttttccccttcctcttcaTGACCTTCTGCTACTCCCGCATCGCCTGTGTGCTCAACACCTCCCAGATAcctggctccaggagagctctcTGCTTAGTCTTTACTCTGGTGGGGGTCTTCTTTGTGCTGTGGTGTCCTTACAACGTTGTGCTCATCCTTCACTCCCTGCAAGATGTCGGTGTGATCAGGAGCTGTGAAAGCAGTAGGAAACTGGACTATGCCCTGCAGATCACGGAGAGCTTGTCCTTTGTCCACTGCTGTCTCAACCCCTTGCTCTATGCTTTTGTGAAGAAACGGTTCAGGGCATATTTGTGGAAGATCCCTCAGGCCATTTTCAGGAGAGGCGCTTTCTTTTCCATCCAGGACTCCCAGACGAGCCTGTCTTGCAGCAGATACGCAGCTGAGATAGAAATGCTGAGCATCACAAATGCctcataa